AAAACCTCTCTTATGACGGCGATAATTATTACTTTTGCACATACGGTCGGCGAATTCGGTGTGGTTTTGATGGTAGGAGGATCAATTCCGGGTAAAACTGAAGTGGCAAGTGTAGCTATATATGATTATGTTGAAACTCTTGATTACGAGAGCGCGCATATTTACAGTCTTATTATGCTTGCAATCAGTTTTGTCGTGCTTTTGTTTGTTTATATTTTTAACGAAAAACAGAAAAAGAGGTTTTTATGATTAAAATAAACATAAAAAAAATGCTCCACGGAAGCAGCGGAGAGATGGAGCTTGCTTGTGATTTTGAAATTGAAAAAAATGATTTTTTGGCTATTTCAGGTCCAAGCGGAAGCGGAAAAACAACTCTTCTCAGAATTATTGCCGGACTTGAAGAGTGTGAAGGGGAGATTGCTGTAGAAAGTGAGGTGTGGCAGAATAAAAAAATAAAACTTCCTCCGCAAAAAAGGGAAGTGGGGTTTGTTTTTCAGGATTTTGCCCTGTTTCCCAATATGAGTGTAATTGAAAATCTTTTGTATGTAAAAAAGGATAAAGAATTTGCCTTTGAACTTTTGAAAATGGCAGGGCTTGAAGAACTTGCAGTTAGATATCCGAATACATTAAGCGGAGGACAGAAACAAAGGGTTGCGCTTTGCAGGGCTTTAATGAGAAAGCCTAAAATTTTGCTTATGGATGAGCCTTTTTCCGCACTTGATCCGGTAATGCGTGAAAAACTTCAAAACGACATAGCCGAATTTCATACCAGATTCGATTTGACCACTATAATGGTGTCTCATTCCCCGAGTGAAATATACAGGCTTGCAAATAAAATGATTGTGTTAAACAACGGAAAAGTGGAAAAATTCTCCTCGCCTAAAGAACTGTTGTTAAAAACAAGCGGATCCGCAAAATTCGCTTTTGAAGGCAAAATTATAGATATAGTGGGGGTTGATGTGATAAATATTGCGATTATTTCAATTGCCAATCAGATTGTTGAGGTTGTAATTTCCAAAAAAGAGGCGGAAGAATTAAAAATAGGCGATAAAGTCGTAGTATCAAGTAAAGCTTACAACCCTTTAATAAGAAAAATATAAAAAACACACCGTTATATAAAAAAATATATTACGAAGGAGGCGATATGAAAGCTTTAAGTCTGGTAATGTTATGTTTTATGTATCTGTTCGGTGAAATATATGTGGGAATTCCGGGCGGATACAAAGACGTCTTTGTAAAAATGATCAATAAATATAATTCCACACATAATATAAAGGTAACAGCATTATACGGTCCTATGGGAGTGTTAATGGCTCAGGCAAAGCTGAATAATTTGGATGTTATATTGGGTGATCGTGAAAAACTGCAAAAAAACGGATTTAAAAACTTTGTAAAACTCGGATACGGCAAACTTGTAATACTTACAAAAGAAAAGCTTAAATCTGTTAA
This genomic interval from Nautilia profundicola AmH contains the following:
- a CDS encoding ABC transporter ATP-binding protein; this encodes MIKINIKKMLHGSSGEMELACDFEIEKNDFLAISGPSGSGKTTLLRIIAGLEECEGEIAVESEVWQNKKIKLPPQKREVGFVFQDFALFPNMSVIENLLYVKKDKEFAFELLKMAGLEELAVRYPNTLSGGQKQRVALCRALMRKPKILLMDEPFSALDPVMREKLQNDIAEFHTRFDLTTIMVSHSPSEIYRLANKMIVLNNGKVEKFSSPKELLLKTSGSAKFAFEGKIIDIVGVDVINIAIISIANQIVEVVISKKEAEELKIGDKVVVSSKAYNPLIRKI